The Chlorocebus sabaeus isolate Y175 chromosome 16, mChlSab1.0.hap1, whole genome shotgun sequence genome window below encodes:
- the KRT36 gene encoding keratin, type I cuticular Ha6, producing the protein MATQTCTPTFSTGSVKGLCGTAGGISRVSSIRSVGSCRVPSLVGATGYISSARSGLSGLGSCLPGSYLSSGCHSSGFVGSGGWFCEGSFNGSEKETMQFLNDRLANYLEKVRQLERENAELESRIWEWYESQIPYICPDYQSYFKTIEDFQQKILLTKSENARLVLQIDNAKLAADDFRTKYETELSLRQLVEADINGLRRILDELTLCKADLEAQVESLKEELMCLKKNHEEEVSVLRCQLGDRLNVEVDAAPPVDLNKILEDMRCQYEALVENNRRDVEAWFNTQTEELNQQVVSSSEQLQCCQTEIIELRRTVNTLEIELQAQHSMRNSLESTLAETEARYSSQLAQMQCLISNVEAQLSEIRCDLERQNQEYQVLLDVKARLEGEIATYRRLLEGEDCKLPPPPCAMACKPAIRVPSVPLVPCAPAVPCTSAPQVGTQIRTITEEIRDGKVISREQVQSRLL; encoded by the exons ATGGCCACCCAGACCTGCACCCCGACCTTCTCCACTGGGTCTGTCAAGGGCCTCTGTGGCACAGCAGGCGGCATCTCTCGGGTGTCCTCCATCCGCTCTGTGGGCTCCTGCAGGGTCCCCAGTCTTGTCGGTGCCACGGGGTACATCTCTTCTGCTAGGTCGGGCCTCTCTGGCCTTGGGAGTTGCTTGCCTGGCTCCTACCTGTCTTCTGGGTGCCACTCCTCTGGCTTTGTGGGGAGCGGGGGCTGGTTCTGCGAGGGCTCCTTCAATGGCAGCGAGAAGGAGACCATGCAGTTCCTGAATGACCGCCTGGCCAACTACCTGGAGAAGGTGCGCCAGCTGGAGCGGGAGAACGCGGAGCTGGAGAGCCGCATCTGGGAGTGGTACGAGTCTCAGATCCCATACATCTGCCCAGACTACCAGTCCTACTTCAAGACCATCGAAGATTTCCAGCAGAAG ATCCTGCTGACTAAGTCTGAGAATGCCAGGCTGGTCCTGCAGATTGATAATGCCAAGCTGGCCGCTGATGACTTCCGGACCAA GTACGAGACAGAGCTGTCCCTGCGGCAGCTGGTGGAGGCCGACATCAACGGCCTGCGTAGGATCCTGGATGAGCTGACGCTGTGCAAGGCTGACCTGGAGGCTCAGGTGGAGTCCCTGAAGGAGGAGCTGATGTGCCTCAAGAAGAACCACGAGGAG GAAGTCAGTGTGCTGCGTTGTCAACTTGGGGATCGACTAAATGTGGAGGTGGATGCTGCTCCCCCAGTGGATCTCAACAAGATCCTGGAGGATATGAGATGCCAGTATGAAGCACTGGTGGAGAATAACCGCAGAGATGTGGAGGCCTGGTTCAACACCCAG ACCGAGGAGCTGAACCAGCAGGTGGTGTCCAGCTCGGAGCAGCTGCAGTGCTGCCAGACGGAGATCATCGAACTGAGACGCACGGTCAACACCCTGGAGATTGAGCTGCAGGCCCAGCACAGCATG AGGAATTCCTTGGAATCCACCCTGGCGGAAACTGAGGCCCGCTACAGCTCCCAGCTGGCCCAGATGCAGTGCCTGATCAGCAACGTGGAGGCCCAGCTGTCTGAGATCCGCTGCGACCTGGAGCGGCAGAACCAGGAGTACCAGGTGCTACTGGACGTCAAGGCCCGGCTGGAGGGCGAGATCGCTACCTACCGCCGCCTGCTGGAGGGAGAGGACTGCAA GCTTCCTCCCCCACCTTGTGCCATGGCATGCAAGCCTGCTATTAGAGTTCCTTCTGTCCCCCTGGTGCCCTGTGCCCCTGCTGTGCCCTGCACCTCGGCTCCCCAGGTTGGCACTCAGATCCGCACCATCACCGAGGAGATCAGAGATGGGAAAGTCATCTCCAGGGAGCAGGTGCAGTCCCGCCTGCTGTGA